In a single window of the Chaetodon trifascialis isolate fChaTrf1 chromosome 19, fChaTrf1.hap1, whole genome shotgun sequence genome:
- the wdr21 gene encoding WD repeat domain 21: MKKWNWRDGQRPHRRQGAGQRRHGWYRGHRQRSAQDEEWSGHNDAGPSYRASQRRHENQPASSSSASSSPSSSSSSKTSSAAPELPGFYFDPEKNRYFRLLPGHNNCNPLTREQLQKKEREKQRNKMLAEDEKPRKKAPRTGLNTSLLLQKRQLGRLPENSYCRLVHEVKVSGMRRHKLEIQSTDNSNPNTDNFRLIVGDSACERVFTVNDVSHGGCKYGIMNFSSSSRGSLSVEMCDNLYFTNRKVNSICWASVNYPDSHVLLCLVGVADTPGCVSLLPASLFSNSNPDQPGMLCSFKISSAWSCAWCLNPQFDKTFSTGLSRRVIVKDAETGRTQTYCTGSDVLAQQFAIRVPVLFNGCRSGEIFSIDLRQRGRRDQSWKASRFHQESAITSVRVLQDENYLLAADMLGQIKLWDVRVTKPVQEYKGHYNEHAYLPIHVNEPEGLLLAVGQDCYTRLWSLKDGHLLRTIPSPHPAANDLIPSVVFSSKLGGCRGLPGLLMAVKHDLYYFPYNTDYQEGEEQQAGL, encoded by the exons ATGAAGAAATGGAACTGGCGAGATGGGCAGCGACCGCACCGGCGACAAGGTGCTGGTCAGCGGCGTCACGGCTGGTACAGAGGCCATAGGCAAAGATCGGCACAGGACGAAGAGTg GTCTGGACATAATGATGCAGGGCCATCATATAGAGCATCTCAGAGGAGACATGAAAACCAGCccgcctcttcctcttctgcttcttcctcgccatcttcctcttcctcctccaagACCAGCAGTGCTGCACCAG AGCTGCCTGGCTTCTACTTCGACCCAGAGAAAAACCGCTACTTCCGCCTGTTGCCTGGACACAACAACTGTAACCCACTGAccagagagcagctgcagaagaaagaacgagaaaaacagagaaacaagatGCTCGCGGAGGATGAGAAGCCCAGAAAA AAAGCACCAAGAACGGGACTGAACACTTCGCTGCTGTTGCAGAAAAGACAGCTTGGCCGGTTACCTGAGAACTCCTACTGCAG GCTGGTCCACGAGGTGAAGGTCAGCGGAATGAGACGCCACAAACTGGAGATCCAGAGCACAGACAACAGCAACCCCAACACTGACAACTTCAGACTCATAGTG GGGGACTCGGCGTGTGAGCGGGTGTTCACAGTCAACGATGTGTCGCACGGAGGCTGCAAGTACGGCATCATgaacttcagcagcagcagtcgtgGATCTCTGTCTGTGGAAATGTGCGACAACCTCTACTTCACCAACCGCAAG gtgaatTCCATCTGCTGGGCGTCAGTCAACTACCCAGACTCCCACGTCTT GCTCTGTCTGGTAGGAGTGGCAGACACCCCTGGCTGTGTCAGTTTACTTCCTGCTTCCCTCTTCAGTAACTCCAACCCAG aCCAACCCGGAATGCTGTGCAGCTTTAAGATATCCTCAGCCTGGTCTTGTGCTTGGTGTCTCAACCCCCAGTTCGACAAGACCTTCAGCACTG GCCTGTCTCGTAGGGTCATAGTGAAAGATGCAGAGACGGGCCGAACGCAGACATACTGCACTGGCAGCGACGTCTTGGCTCAGCAGTTTGCCATTAGG GTCCCTGTGCTGTTCAATGGCTGCCGATCGGGGGAGATCTTCAGCATTGACCTGCGGCAGCGTGGCCGCAGGGATCAAAGCTGGAAGGCCAGCCGCTTCCACCAAGAGTCAGCCATCACCTCTGTTCGCGTCCTGCAGGATGAGAACTACCTGCTAGCTGCCGACATGCTGGGCCAG ATTAAGCTGTGGGATGTGCGAGTGACAAAGCCAGTGCAGGAATACAAAGGACACTATAATGAACATGCCTACCTTCCCATCCACGTCAATGAGCCTGAGGGTCTTCTGCTGGCAG TTGGTCAGGACTGCTACACGAGGTTATGGAGCCTAAAAGATGGCCACCTATTGAGGACTATCCCATCACCCCACCCGGCCGCGAACGACCTGATCCCGAGCGTCGTCTTCTCATCCAAGTTGGGCGGCTGCAGGGGGCTTCCGGGCCTGCTCATGGCTGTCAAACACGACCTTTACTACTTCCCATACAACACCGACTACcaggagggagaagagcagcaggctgGCCTTTAG